In one Vulgatibacter incomptus genomic region, the following are encoded:
- a CDS encoding DedA family protein, which produces MEQFLLEFLGSASGPVAYGLIFGVLLACGLGFPLPEDVALITGGYLAYKGQASLVVMMLVGFAGILAGDSLVFLLGRMGRRAQGRMTKGLLARHLTPERIAKVEAQFAKRGPMMVMIARFLPGVRAATFFVAGGAQMSYWRFLVYDGLAALLSAPLFVLAGHHFGKQINHVIGWAEEFHTWLIGATVVAIVGFALKMALGKKKPAAKPAEGAAETVATAVPFPQPPKAPAAQARAEEEERALG; this is translated from the coding sequence GTGGAGCAGTTCCTACTCGAGTTTCTGGGATCGGCGTCGGGGCCCGTGGCCTACGGCCTCATTTTTGGCGTTCTCCTCGCATGCGGGCTCGGTTTCCCGCTACCGGAGGACGTGGCCCTGATCACCGGCGGCTACCTGGCCTACAAGGGCCAGGCGAGCCTCGTGGTGATGATGCTGGTTGGATTCGCCGGGATTCTGGCCGGCGACTCCCTGGTGTTCCTGCTCGGCCGGATGGGCCGCAGGGCCCAGGGGAGGATGACCAAGGGGCTGCTCGCGCGGCACCTCACCCCGGAGCGCATCGCAAAGGTCGAGGCCCAGTTCGCGAAGCGCGGGCCGATGATGGTGATGATCGCCCGCTTCCTCCCGGGAGTCCGGGCGGCGACCTTCTTCGTCGCGGGTGGCGCCCAGATGAGCTACTGGCGCTTCCTGGTCTACGACGGCCTGGCGGCGCTCCTCTCGGCACCCCTCTTCGTGCTGGCCGGTCACCACTTCGGCAAGCAGATCAACCACGTGATCGGCTGGGCGGAGGAGTTCCACACCTGGCTGATCGGCGCGACCGTCGTCGCCATCGTGGGCTTCGCGCTGAAGATGGCGCTCGGAAAGAAGAAGCCGGCCGCCAAGCCTGCGGAGGGCGCGGCGGAGACGGTGGCGACCGCCGTCCCGTTTCCCCAGCCCCCCAAGGCGCCCGCGGCCCAGGCCCGCGCCGAGGAGGAGGAGCGGGCGCTCGGTTAG
- a CDS encoding PQQ-binding-like beta-propeller repeat protein: protein MVRFRIGHRDGSGRLPASPGACATLAIELDGVDVSGGRLEDRLGPIVATLCEAVARLWRDAEGSSAISIADGAYELVIARQGECATLTLAALLRPARVLFRDLEVDLDALADAASRAGSELLPHEDGDEALRLRRGIERLARVRRRPPSSPSSGDHAAEDDHGPILRSHDRAGRGGDETPSFGFDLRDDDGRILRYARGDDLHALLAAGHLYVHDSDGGELCSVKGAPFLLLRDLSDSGLRLLEAARGGATRFPLVLGRDAPTLGFDLRGAALTLEGRTLRCRPTDVARSIFSAALDLGGVLLARNARLADHPHLHALVNDARDRLELCEQLSGAQISEPVVLRPASERAPDGGPPLAPGALRRVSLRPAWQRELPPIERWILRGSRTWIRHARGLARLRLEDGGLELELPLGEGAEVAIGQRPGPFFVAERGAIACHGPHGRLLWRRTAPVAGRLRGAFLPKGSDLAVLRLGDASLCCVSLENGDERLHVEPPTSGRATWAASGGLVALAASNGLVYGIDAASARQAWRVPASQAWSQLAIAHGLVIGAVELRGHTFLEARRAHDGEMAFRVELPFTRFGSLEAMPGGVLVTGIGPTGGELVKVSTKGAIEWRARPILGGTAPLVTRAGGSIFARGAEGACRIERGKVRWNVPCGPGAAPSVARGIVALPGESLALLGADTGRSVIAEGAIAHLPAADHVVATRSGTLVVGDAEGSCAGLRLAGALAVVR from the coding sequence GTGGTTCGCTTTCGCATCGGACATCGGGACGGCTCGGGCCGCCTTCCAGCCTCGCCCGGGGCGTGCGCGACCCTCGCCATCGAGCTCGACGGGGTCGACGTCTCCGGCGGGCGCCTCGAGGATCGCCTCGGCCCGATCGTCGCCACGCTCTGCGAGGCGGTTGCCCGTCTCTGGAGAGATGCGGAGGGCAGCTCCGCCATTTCCATCGCCGACGGCGCCTATGAGCTCGTGATCGCCAGGCAGGGCGAATGCGCGACCCTCACCCTCGCCGCCCTGCTCCGGCCCGCCCGCGTGCTCTTCCGGGACCTGGAGGTCGACCTCGACGCCCTCGCCGACGCCGCCTCCCGGGCTGGCTCGGAGCTCCTCCCACACGAGGACGGCGACGAGGCCCTCCGCCTGCGCCGAGGGATCGAGCGCCTCGCCCGGGTGAGGCGGCGGCCCCCCTCGAGCCCGTCGTCGGGCGACCACGCGGCCGAGGATGACCACGGGCCCATCCTCCGGAGCCACGACCGCGCCGGCAGGGGCGGCGACGAGACCCCCTCCTTCGGCTTCGACCTCCGCGACGACGACGGCCGCATCCTGCGCTACGCCCGTGGCGACGATCTCCACGCGCTCCTGGCCGCAGGGCACCTCTACGTCCACGACTCCGACGGCGGCGAGCTCTGCTCGGTGAAGGGCGCGCCCTTCCTGCTGCTCCGCGATCTCTCCGACTCGGGCCTGCGCCTCCTCGAGGCCGCGCGGGGCGGCGCGACCCGCTTCCCGCTGGTCCTGGGCCGCGACGCGCCGACGCTTGGCTTCGACCTCCGCGGCGCCGCCCTCACGCTCGAAGGCCGCACGCTGCGCTGCCGGCCGACGGACGTGGCGAGGTCGATCTTCTCCGCCGCCCTGGACCTGGGCGGCGTCCTCCTCGCCCGTAATGCCCGCCTCGCCGATCACCCTCACCTCCATGCGCTGGTGAACGACGCCCGCGACCGCCTCGAGCTCTGCGAGCAGCTCTCGGGCGCACAGATCTCCGAGCCGGTGGTCCTGCGTCCGGCCTCCGAGCGGGCGCCCGACGGCGGCCCGCCACTGGCGCCGGGCGCCCTCCGCCGCGTCTCCCTCCGCCCCGCGTGGCAGCGGGAGCTTCCGCCCATCGAGCGCTGGATCCTCCGAGGGAGCCGCACCTGGATCCGCCACGCGCGAGGTCTCGCCCGGCTGCGGCTCGAGGACGGTGGCCTCGAGCTCGAGCTGCCTCTCGGCGAAGGCGCCGAGGTCGCGATCGGGCAGCGGCCCGGGCCGTTCTTCGTCGCGGAGCGGGGCGCCATCGCCTGCCACGGGCCCCACGGCCGGCTCTTGTGGAGGCGGACCGCCCCGGTCGCCGGCCGCTTGCGCGGCGCCTTCCTCCCGAAGGGATCGGACCTCGCGGTCCTGCGGCTGGGCGACGCCTCCCTCTGCTGCGTCTCCCTGGAGAACGGTGACGAGCGCCTCCATGTCGAGCCGCCTACATCGGGGCGGGCGACCTGGGCCGCGTCCGGAGGCCTCGTGGCGCTGGCCGCGAGCAACGGCCTCGTCTACGGGATCGACGCCGCCTCCGCCCGGCAGGCCTGGCGCGTTCCGGCCTCGCAGGCCTGGTCGCAGCTCGCGATCGCCCACGGCCTCGTGATCGGCGCGGTCGAGCTCCGAGGCCACACCTTCCTCGAAGCGCGACGGGCCCACGACGGCGAGATGGCCTTCCGCGTCGAGCTGCCGTTCACCCGCTTCGGCTCCCTCGAGGCGATGCCCGGGGGGGTCCTCGTCACGGGGATCGGGCCCACCGGAGGCGAGCTCGTGAAGGTTTCCACGAAGGGCGCGATCGAGTGGCGCGCCCGGCCGATCCTCGGCGGCACGGCTCCCCTCGTCACGAGGGCGGGCGGCTCGATCTTCGCCCGGGGGGCCGAGGGGGCGTGCCGGATCGAGCGGGGCAAGGTCCGCTGGAACGTCCCCTGCGGCCCCGGGGCGGCTCCCTCCGTCGCGCGAGGCATCGTGGCCCTGCCGGGCGAATCGCTGGCGCTCCTTGGCGCCGACACCGGCAGGAGCGTGATCGCCGAGGGTGCCATCGCCCACCTCCCCGCCGCGGACCACGTCGTGGCGACCCGCTCGGGAACCCTGGTGGTCGGTGACGCGGAGGGCTCCTGCGCGGGCCTGCGCCTCGCCGGCGCCCTCGCCGTCGTGCGATAG
- a CDS encoding cyclic nucleotide-binding domain-containing protein yields the protein MLALAVVHPIVDALARCALFKDFSPTGLEIVAAIAQERVVPQGASIFVENMVGDSLYVLADGYVRICLRDANGRDRALGVLGEGDHFGELSLLTPGATRVVSAIAETEARIVEIRQKDFARLQAKKPQACLKLILAIAAGFGRNLSENRETLRSLLLSAAFRSS from the coding sequence GTGTTAGCTCTGGCCGTCGTGCACCCGATCGTCGACGCTCTCGCGCGCTGCGCGCTCTTCAAGGACTTCTCGCCGACCGGCCTGGAGATCGTTGCCGCGATCGCCCAGGAGCGGGTGGTCCCCCAGGGCGCGTCGATCTTCGTGGAGAACATGGTCGGCGACTCCCTCTACGTGCTGGCAGACGGCTACGTGCGCATTTGTCTACGGGATGCGAACGGAAGGGACCGCGCACTCGGGGTCCTCGGGGAGGGAGACCACTTCGGGGAGCTCTCGCTGCTCACGCCCGGGGCCACGCGGGTGGTCTCGGCCATCGCGGAAACCGAGGCGCGGATCGTGGAGATCCGCCAGAAGGACTTCGCCAGACTCCAGGCGAAGAAGCCCCAGGCGTGTCTGAAGCTCATCCTCGCCATCGCCGCCGGCTTCGGGCGCAACCTCTCGGAGAACCGCGAGACCCTCCGCTCGCTGCTGCTCTCCGCTGCCTTCCGCTCCTCCTGA
- the apbC gene encoding iron-sulfur cluster carrier protein ApbC, with the protein MSQISERDVMSALSKVNDPELHKDLVSLNMVQDVRLLPGGAIKLRIDLTTPACPLKGKIQSDVEAALRAIPGVTSVELEWGAQVRRARAEKGNFIPGVKNVILVGAGKGGVGKSTVSLNLAAALRQEGATVGLLDADFYGPSVPIMTGLSGKPVSKDGKTLEPMEAHGLKVMSIGFLVDPEQAMVWRGPMLHSAITQLLRDVNWGELDYLVLDLPPGTGDVPLSLSQLVHAAGIVLVSTPQDVALADVVKAKSMFDRVSIPVLGIVENMSQFVCPHCSESTPIFDTGGAGRAAQAMGIPLLGQIPLDLAIRVGGDKGVPVTVGHPDSKQAQAFREMARNIAGKVSVQSHDVKLPIFKLG; encoded by the coding sequence ATGAGCCAGATTTCCGAGCGCGACGTGATGTCCGCGCTTTCCAAGGTGAACGACCCCGAGCTCCACAAGGATCTCGTCTCCCTCAACATGGTCCAGGACGTCCGGCTGCTCCCGGGCGGGGCGATCAAGCTCCGGATCGACCTGACCACGCCGGCCTGCCCGCTCAAGGGGAAGATCCAGAGCGACGTCGAGGCGGCCCTCCGCGCGATCCCGGGCGTGACCTCGGTGGAGCTCGAGTGGGGCGCCCAGGTGCGACGCGCCAGGGCGGAGAAGGGGAACTTCATCCCCGGCGTGAAGAACGTGATCCTGGTCGGCGCCGGTAAGGGCGGGGTGGGCAAGAGCACCGTGTCCCTGAACCTCGCCGCGGCCCTGCGGCAGGAAGGCGCCACCGTCGGCCTCCTCGACGCGGACTTCTACGGACCCTCCGTTCCCATCATGACCGGGCTCTCCGGCAAGCCGGTGAGCAAGGACGGCAAGACCCTCGAGCCGATGGAGGCCCACGGCCTCAAGGTGATGTCCATCGGCTTCCTGGTGGATCCCGAACAGGCCATGGTCTGGCGCGGGCCCATGCTCCACAGCGCCATCACGCAGCTCCTGCGCGACGTGAACTGGGGCGAGCTCGACTACCTGGTGCTCGACCTGCCTCCCGGCACCGGCGACGTCCCGCTCTCCCTCTCCCAGCTCGTCCACGCCGCCGGCATCGTCCTCGTCTCCACGCCGCAGGACGTCGCGCTCGCCGACGTGGTCAAGGCGAAGTCGATGTTCGACCGGGTCTCGATCCCCGTGCTCGGCATCGTGGAGAACATGAGCCAGTTCGTCTGCCCGCATTGCAGCGAGAGCACCCCGATCTTCGACACCGGCGGCGCAGGCCGCGCGGCGCAGGCGATGGGGATCCCGCTCCTCGGCCAGATCCCCCTCGACCTGGCGATCCGCGTCGGCGGCGACAAGGGCGTCCCGGTCACGGTGGGACACCCCGACTCCAAGCAGGCCCAGGCCTTCCGCGAGATGGCGCGCAACATCGCCGGCAAGGTCTCGGTCCAGTCCCACGACGTGAAGCTGCCGATCTTCAAGCTCGGCTAG
- the glpX gene encoding class II fructose-bisphosphatase, with amino-acid sequence MDRNLALEVVRVTEAAALASARLMGRGDEKACDQAAVDAMRKAFDSLRIRGTVVIGEGERDEAPMLYIGETVGCGDGDSSEVDIALDPLEGTTICATGRGNSISVIAIAERGKFLHAPDTYMEKIAVGPKAKGAIDLRKTPTENLRRIADAMNRYVEDLTVCILDRPRHEKLIREVRDAGARIKLIGDGDVAAAVATCFEETGVDVLMGIGGAPEGVLAAAAIRCVGGAFQGRLSFRNEKEKERAKAMGIDDLEKVFDLEDLASGDVMFAATGVTSGDFLKGVRFFGGGAATHSVVMRSATGTVRYIESTHHFDRKPNYGW; translated from the coding sequence ATGGATCGGAATCTGGCGCTCGAGGTGGTCCGCGTGACGGAGGCCGCAGCCCTCGCGAGCGCGAGGCTCATGGGCCGTGGCGACGAGAAGGCTTGTGATCAGGCTGCCGTGGACGCGATGCGGAAGGCCTTCGACTCGCTCCGGATCCGCGGAACCGTGGTGATCGGCGAGGGCGAGCGCGACGAGGCGCCGATGCTCTACATCGGCGAGACGGTCGGCTGTGGCGACGGGGATTCCTCCGAGGTGGACATCGCCCTCGACCCCCTCGAGGGCACGACCATCTGCGCCACCGGCCGCGGCAACTCCATCTCCGTGATCGCGATCGCGGAGCGGGGCAAGTTCCTCCACGCGCCGGACACCTACATGGAGAAGATCGCCGTCGGCCCCAAGGCCAAGGGCGCGATCGACCTCCGCAAGACGCCGACCGAGAACCTCCGCCGGATCGCCGACGCGATGAACCGCTACGTCGAGGATCTCACCGTCTGCATCCTGGATCGCCCGCGGCACGAGAAGCTGATCCGCGAGGTGCGGGACGCCGGCGCCCGGATCAAGCTCATCGGCGACGGCGACGTGGCGGCTGCGGTCGCGACCTGCTTCGAGGAGACCGGCGTCGACGTCCTGATGGGGATCGGCGGCGCGCCCGAGGGCGTGCTCGCGGCTGCCGCGATCCGCTGCGTCGGCGGGGCGTTCCAGGGCCGCCTCTCCTTCCGCAATGAGAAGGAGAAGGAGCGCGCCAAGGCGATGGGCATCGACGACCTCGAGAAGGTCTTCGACCTCGAAGACCTCGCCTCCGGCGACGTGATGTTCGCGGCGACCGGCGTGACCAGCGGCGACTTCCTCAAGGGAGTCCGCTTCTTCGGCGGCGGCGCGGCCACCCACTCCGTGGTGATGCGCTCGGCGACCGGCACGGTCCGCTACATCGAGTCGACGCACCACTTCGACCGCAAGCCCAACTACGGCTGGTAG
- the sppA gene encoding signal peptide peptidase SppA: MIFRLLAAAIWLPLRVLYEALRFVLLLPFPRKVPKWAVLRLAGGLPWRYARTRRWKPGKKPLALEEIERQLETAAREPALRGIVVFPEELHADPARLVALATALQRFRSKGKEVVLYWKQALARDFALVPAADRVLLAPGGMVLLVGHAAAMTSVREGLQKLGVVAEFFRIGRWKTAPERFTRSDISPEHRALVEAVLDQRQDELVAWVASRKAGDAEWAARVIDGGPYTSRRAVEAGLVDALVYPDEIGSWLGRHPSPGSAKESGADSTTKESTDEARTKAEKREPKLHGLGSIRSSRRWRVEWPKIAPPSIAVVRIDGLIKPGRSVRLPGGRSLAGERTVAAAMNRVREDPRIRGVIVAIDSRGGAAPASELMWRAVKRCAEAKPTVAYVESVAASGGYFAAAGAGRIVATPGALVGSIGVFSGRFDARALLDRLGIRQEVVLRGANAGILEPAHSLTDRERKMMEAEIAAIYEEFVDRVADGRRLGADEIRAHAEGRVFVASSAPKALVDEVGDFKSAMAWVCKEAGLDPERARLRIEEPRGMGALQLGELLSLAGVAASQPLLLWLD; encoded by the coding sequence ATGATCTTCAGGCTCCTGGCTGCGGCGATCTGGCTGCCGCTTCGCGTCCTCTACGAGGCGCTGCGGTTCGTCCTCCTCCTTCCGTTTCCTCGGAAGGTCCCGAAGTGGGCGGTGCTACGGCTCGCCGGAGGCCTCCCGTGGCGCTACGCCCGGACGCGCCGCTGGAAGCCCGGGAAGAAGCCGCTCGCGCTGGAGGAGATCGAGCGCCAGCTGGAGACCGCGGCCCGCGAGCCGGCGCTGCGGGGGATCGTCGTCTTCCCGGAGGAGCTCCACGCCGATCCCGCGAGGCTCGTCGCCCTCGCAACGGCGCTCCAGCGCTTCCGGTCCAAGGGCAAGGAGGTCGTCCTCTACTGGAAGCAGGCCCTCGCAAGGGACTTCGCGCTGGTGCCCGCGGCGGATCGAGTGCTGCTCGCGCCTGGCGGCATGGTGCTCCTGGTGGGCCACGCTGCCGCGATGACCTCGGTGCGGGAGGGCCTCCAGAAGCTCGGGGTCGTGGCGGAGTTCTTCCGCATCGGGCGGTGGAAGACTGCGCCCGAGCGCTTCACCCGAAGTGACATCTCGCCGGAGCATCGGGCGCTGGTGGAGGCGGTCCTCGATCAACGCCAGGACGAGCTCGTCGCTTGGGTCGCGAGCCGGAAGGCCGGAGACGCCGAGTGGGCGGCCCGGGTGATCGATGGGGGTCCCTACACCTCGCGCCGCGCGGTGGAGGCGGGGCTCGTCGACGCCCTCGTCTATCCCGACGAGATCGGCTCCTGGCTCGGGAGGCATCCATCACCGGGGTCTGCGAAGGAATCTGGCGCCGATTCGACGACGAAGGAATCCACCGACGAGGCGCGAACGAAGGCGGAGAAGCGCGAGCCGAAGCTCCATGGGCTTGGATCCATTCGATCGAGCCGCCGATGGCGCGTGGAGTGGCCGAAGATCGCCCCTCCCTCCATCGCGGTCGTGCGGATCGACGGGCTGATCAAGCCCGGCCGGAGCGTGCGGCTCCCCGGCGGCCGCTCCCTCGCCGGTGAGCGAACCGTGGCGGCGGCGATGAACCGCGTACGGGAAGATCCCCGCATCCGCGGCGTGATCGTCGCCATCGACTCGCGAGGGGGCGCCGCGCCGGCGTCGGAGCTGATGTGGCGGGCGGTGAAGCGCTGCGCCGAGGCGAAGCCGACCGTGGCCTACGTGGAGTCGGTGGCGGCGAGCGGCGGCTACTTCGCCGCTGCGGGGGCCGGCCGGATCGTGGCGACACCAGGCGCCCTGGTCGGCTCCATCGGCGTCTTCTCCGGGCGCTTCGACGCCCGCGCGCTCCTCGATCGCCTCGGGATCCGCCAGGAGGTCGTCCTCCGCGGCGCGAACGCCGGAATCCTCGAGCCGGCGCACTCGCTCACCGACCGCGAGCGCAAGATGATGGAGGCCGAGATCGCCGCGATCTACGAGGAGTTCGTGGACCGGGTGGCAGACGGGCGGCGCCTCGGCGCCGACGAGATCCGCGCCCACGCGGAGGGCCGGGTCTTCGTCGCCTCGTCGGCGCCGAAGGCGCTGGTCGACGAGGTAGGGGACTTCAAGTCCGCCATGGCCTGGGTCTGCAAGGAGGCGGGCCTCGATCCCGAGCGGGCGCGGCTTCGCATCGAGGAGCCTCGGGGGATGGGCGCCCTCCAGCTCGGGGAGCTCCTCTCTCTCGCAGGCGTGGCGGCCTCCCAGCCGCTCCTCCTCTGGCTGGACTGA
- a CDS encoding acyl-CoA thioesterase: MVPTEIRVIYGDTDQMGVAYYANYLRYFEAGRNEFLRGTGVRYRDVESAHGILLPVVEATVRYKHPARYDDLIRVETWIAELGRASLRFEYRVVRTGDERLLTEGHTAHVCVDREHKPRRLPEELRRLLEPRTGMHPES; encoded by the coding sequence GTGGTTCCGACCGAGATCCGGGTCATCTACGGCGACACCGATCAGATGGGCGTGGCGTATTACGCCAACTATCTCCGGTACTTCGAGGCCGGGCGCAACGAGTTCCTCCGCGGGACTGGTGTCCGCTACCGCGACGTGGAGAGCGCCCACGGGATCCTCCTCCCGGTGGTGGAGGCCACGGTCCGCTACAAGCACCCGGCGCGCTACGACGACCTGATCCGGGTGGAGACCTGGATCGCCGAGCTCGGTCGGGCCAGCCTCCGCTTCGAATACCGCGTGGTCCGGACCGGCGACGAGCGCCTGCTCACAGAGGGCCACACGGCCCACGTCTGCGTCGACCGCGAGCACAAGCCGCGGAGGCTCCCCGAGGAGCTCCGCCGCCTCCTCGAGCCGCGGACCGGCATGCATCCGGAGTCGTAA
- a CDS encoding HTH domain-containing protein: MTFYEAAVQILLRTGHPLHAREIAEIAIKENLLSHVGKEPEVTMASRLAAMARRSHDKRLVAVEPDTFALTDWSVPAAADALELSGLPEVHDETEPALRSRERHPRVDKENVRIAGRGDRRRKHEEVERKRKKKRSPVADLVLDLLGRVGEPLPLFDLAAAAREKELVADDLGREGLASLLTAENENREEMGRKPLFAFHDEGFVGLHAGPAPSGEARDFPALVAKALASIEERKAVPAPAAVPAGALEQAAEEQRLRATKQLRKRLAELDAAGLEAVASAMFDSMGYVEVRVAKRHKEGALFLMRRRMGLTEVRFAIRVIKGGREVRREEVVELRKDMASHGAQMGVIVSPSDPTREARNEAASANASLVTLLCADALADQLAVAGLGVRKRVIETVDFDESGLRALVRRAPAAPRAEAAGEAAKPSATAEERRERRERERQEWRDRREKAREDRRRARAEADAKAKEAAAAQAEGAPEAKAAAEPVAEREAEAAAAEPVKKGEEAGAAAEGVSEAKAEAEETEAAVEPAAETEAAREAEKAVTSAAEPEGASEPHGEEVSTSIAEPEPAPEAKADEARSSESSAASDEPSAATDEPAPHLESPRADDTVHDSELGTEGRRSSGDA; the protein is encoded by the coding sequence ATGACCTTTTACGAGGCAGCCGTCCAGATCCTCCTACGCACTGGACACCCCCTTCACGCCCGCGAGATCGCGGAGATCGCCATCAAGGAGAACCTCCTCTCCCACGTGGGAAAGGAGCCGGAGGTCACCATGGCCTCCCGCCTCGCCGCGATGGCCCGCCGCAGCCACGACAAGCGGCTGGTGGCTGTCGAGCCCGACACCTTCGCCCTCACGGATTGGAGCGTCCCGGCCGCCGCCGATGCCCTCGAGCTGAGCGGCCTGCCGGAGGTCCACGACGAGACGGAGCCCGCGCTGCGGAGCCGCGAGCGCCATCCCAGGGTCGACAAGGAGAACGTCCGGATCGCGGGCAGGGGCGACCGTAGACGCAAGCACGAGGAGGTCGAGCGCAAGCGCAAGAAGAAGCGCAGCCCGGTGGCCGACCTCGTCCTCGACCTCCTCGGGAGGGTCGGCGAGCCCTTGCCGCTCTTCGACCTAGCCGCTGCGGCCCGCGAGAAGGAGCTGGTCGCCGACGACCTGGGCCGCGAGGGACTGGCTTCGCTCCTCACCGCCGAGAACGAGAATCGGGAGGAGATGGGCCGCAAGCCGCTCTTCGCCTTCCACGACGAGGGCTTCGTCGGGCTCCACGCGGGGCCCGCGCCTTCGGGCGAGGCCCGCGACTTCCCGGCCCTGGTCGCCAAGGCGCTCGCCTCCATCGAGGAGCGCAAGGCCGTGCCCGCGCCCGCCGCGGTGCCCGCCGGGGCCCTGGAGCAGGCGGCCGAGGAGCAGCGGCTCCGCGCGACGAAGCAGCTCCGGAAGCGCCTCGCCGAGCTCGACGCCGCGGGCCTCGAGGCCGTCGCGTCCGCGATGTTCGACTCGATGGGCTACGTCGAAGTCCGCGTGGCGAAGCGTCACAAGGAAGGCGCTCTCTTCCTCATGCGGCGGCGGATGGGCCTCACCGAGGTCCGCTTCGCGATCCGCGTGATCAAGGGAGGCCGCGAGGTCCGCCGCGAAGAGGTGGTCGAGCTGCGCAAGGACATGGCGAGCCACGGGGCGCAGATGGGCGTGATCGTGTCGCCGTCCGACCCGACCCGCGAGGCGCGCAACGAGGCGGCCTCGGCGAACGCGTCCCTCGTGACGCTGCTCTGTGCCGACGCCCTCGCGGACCAGCTCGCGGTGGCCGGGCTGGGCGTGCGCAAGCGCGTCATCGAGACGGTGGACTTCGACGAGTCGGGCCTGCGGGCCCTCGTCCGCCGTGCGCCGGCGGCCCCCCGCGCGGAGGCGGCCGGAGAGGCGGCGAAGCCTTCGGCCACCGCCGAGGAGCGGCGGGAGCGTCGCGAGCGCGAGCGGCAGGAATGGCGTGATCGCCGGGAGAAGGCGCGGGAGGATCGGCGCCGCGCCCGGGCCGAGGCGGATGCCAAGGCCAAGGAGGCCGCCGCGGCGCAAGCCGAAGGCGCGCCCGAGGCGAAGGCTGCTGCTGAGCCGGTGGCCGAGCGCGAGGCGGAGGCTGCGGCTGCGGAGCCCGTGAAGAAGGGCGAAGAGGCCGGTGCGGCTGCCGAAGGCGTGTCCGAGGCGAAGGCGGAGGCGGAGGAGACCGAGGCCGCCGTCGAACCCGCAGCGGAGACGGAAGCCGCGCGCGAGGCCGAGAAGGCTGTGACCTCCGCCGCCGAGCCGGAAGGCGCGAGCGAGCCGCACGGCGAAGAGGTTTCGACCTCCATCGCGGAGCCGGAGCCCGCTCCGGAGGCGAAGGCCGACGAGGCCCGGTCATCGGAGTCGTCCGCTGCATCCGACGAGCCGTCCGCTGCAACCGACGAGCCGGCGCCGCATCTTGAGTCCCCGCGGGCCGACGACACGGTCCACGATTCCGAGCTCGGCACGGAAGGCCGACGATCGAGTGGAGATGCCTAA
- a CDS encoding HEAT repeat domain-containing protein — protein MPKPARLWFAILALALAGACSKLPQGVEVVTGLEIEASDEMLAPLGLSRAEIIDRLRTGIEGSGRLAIREAVPKGYEGRTWRARIEILRVRVVPSGNADGLSLADVALRMNLTSSGGDLLRGDGRGHEDLPPGASARRQDVLRRSFDAAVGQAVRQLGVALEAASKTDEELVAALQSPDADRRDFAMRQLGERKSRLAIPALVERLRADERPLQLQAVGALVAIGDQAAAPALIDTSAQRDPGFVVQVIYALGELGGHDAEAYLFTVSTGHPDEAVRGAAAEALENLHSRQNLGRTGAQADADRDPSRKPVGH, from the coding sequence ATGCCTAAACCGGCCCGCCTCTGGTTCGCGATCCTCGCGCTCGCTCTCGCAGGCGCATGCTCCAAGCTCCCGCAGGGGGTCGAGGTCGTCACCGGCCTCGAGATCGAGGCGAGCGACGAGATGCTCGCGCCACTGGGCCTGTCGAGGGCCGAGATCATCGACAGGCTGCGGACGGGGATCGAGGGCTCCGGGCGCCTCGCCATCCGTGAAGCCGTCCCCAAGGGCTACGAGGGGAGGACCTGGCGGGCCCGCATCGAGATCCTCCGGGTGCGAGTCGTCCCTTCGGGGAACGCCGACGGCCTCTCCCTCGCCGACGTCGCGCTCCGGATGAACCTGACCAGCTCTGGCGGCGATCTCCTCCGGGGGGATGGCCGCGGACACGAGGACCTCCCCCCGGGTGCGTCGGCTCGTCGCCAGGACGTGCTCCGCCGCTCCTTCGATGCGGCTGTCGGCCAGGCGGTGAGGCAGCTCGGGGTGGCGCTCGAGGCCGCTTCCAAGACTGACGAGGAGCTGGTCGCCGCCCTCCAATCCCCCGACGCGGATCGGCGCGACTTCGCGATGCGCCAGCTCGGCGAGCGCAAGAGCCGCCTGGCGATCCCCGCGCTCGTGGAGCGCCTCCGCGCGGACGAGCGTCCGCTCCAGCTCCAGGCGGTGGGCGCCCTCGTGGCGATCGGTGACCAGGCTGCAGCGCCCGCCCTGATCGACACCTCTGCCCAGCGGGATCCCGGCTTCGTGGTCCAGGTGATCTACGCGCTGGGTGAGCTCGGCGGACACGATGCCGAGGCGTACCTCTTCACCGTCTCCACGGGGCACCCCGACGAAGCCGTCCGTGGCGCGGCCGCCGAGGCCCTGGAGAACCTCCACTCCCGCCAGAACCTCGGCAGGACGGGGGCGCAGGCGGACGCCGATCGCGATCCCTCGCGGAAGCCCGTGGGGCACTGA